The following coding sequences are from one Tissierellales bacterium window:
- a CDS encoding aminopeptidase P family protein — protein MGESVKSRISKLRELMNQNGMDAYVVPSADNHQSEYVGEFFKARAFVTGFTGSAGTAVITKDEAGLWTDGRYFLQAEKQLEGSGIKLFKMGNPGVPTVNEFIEEKMPQNGTLGFDGRLMAMGEGNEFVKQLEYKNVGIEYSHDLVDKVWENRPEIAKEPVFLLDEKYSGESRASKLKRVREVMRENKASHHVITSLDDIAWLLNVRGSDVLYSPLVLCYAVVGLESVELFIDQSRLNNEVKSSLDKDRVTLRPYNDIYEYVKSFNSEDVVMIDPDRVNYALYKNIPTSTKKVERENPTTLFKAIKNDIELANIEKAHIKDGVAITKFMYWLKQNVGKNTVTEISASDKLRSFREEQEGYLWESFAPICAFKDHAAMMHYSATPKSDVELTKGHLFLTDTGGNYYEGTTDITRTFALGEISREVKKHYTIVAKSMMSLARAKFLYGCRGYNLDVLAREPIWNLDIDYKCGTGHGVGYLLNIHEGPSGFRWQVVPSKHETHILEAGMVITDEPGIYIDGSHGIRIENELILRKGVENEFGQFMHFEPVTYAPIDLDAIDPAELNEDDRAYLNSYHETVYNKLSEHLTQEEREWLKEYTRAI, from the coding sequence ATGGGCGAAAGTGTAAAAAGTAGAATTTCAAAACTTAGAGAGTTAATGAATCAAAATGGTATGGATGCTTACGTAGTACCGTCAGCAGATAATCATCAAAGTGAATACGTTGGTGAATTTTTTAAGGCTAGAGCTTTTGTAACCGGTTTTACAGGATCAGCTGGAACTGCAGTTATAACTAAAGACGAAGCTGGTCTTTGGACAGACGGTAGATATTTTCTTCAAGCAGAAAAGCAATTAGAGGGAAGTGGTATTAAGCTATTCAAGATGGGAAATCCAGGAGTGCCTACAGTAAATGAGTTTATAGAAGAGAAGATGCCTCAAAACGGGACATTAGGTTTTGATGGAAGACTTATGGCTATGGGCGAAGGCAATGAATTTGTAAAGCAACTCGAATACAAAAATGTAGGTATTGAATATAGCCATGACTTAGTAGATAAGGTATGGGAAAACAGACCAGAGATTGCAAAAGAGCCTGTATTTTTACTTGATGAAAAATATTCAGGGGAATCAAGAGCTTCAAAATTAAAAAGAGTAAGAGAAGTAATGAGAGAGAATAAAGCTAGCCATCATGTAATCACAAGCTTAGATGATATTGCATGGCTATTAAATGTAAGAGGTAGCGATGTTTTGTATTCTCCTTTAGTTCTTTGCTATGCAGTAGTTGGTTTAGAAAGTGTTGAATTATTTATTGATCAAAGTCGTTTGAACAACGAAGTAAAATCATCACTAGATAAAGATAGAGTTACATTAAGACCTTATAACGATATATATGAATATGTAAAATCATTTAATAGTGAAGATGTTGTAATGATAGATCCAGATAGAGTAAATTATGCATTATATAAAAACATACCTACTTCAACTAAAAAAGTAGAGCGTGAGAATCCAACAACACTTTTCAAGGCAATAAAAAATGATATTGAGCTTGCAAATATAGAAAAAGCTCATATAAAAGATGGAGTTGCAATTACTAAATTTATGTATTGGCTAAAGCAAAATGTTGGCAAAAATACAGTAACTGAAATTAGTGCATCTGACAAATTGAGATCATTTAGAGAAGAACAAGAAGGGTACCTATGGGAAAGTTTTGCTCCAATTTGTGCGTTTAAAGATCATGCAGCTATGATGCACTATTCTGCAACACCAAAGTCTGATGTAGAGCTTACAAAGGGACATTTGTTCTTAACTGATACTGGTGGAAACTATTACGAAGGAACTACAGATATTACTAGAACTTTTGCATTAGGCGAAATTTCTAGAGAAGTGAAAAAACACTACACTATAGTAGCTAAGAGTATGATGAGTTTAGCTCGAGCTAAGTTCTTATATGGTTGTAGAGGATACAACTTAGATGTATTAGCTAGAGAGCCAATTTGGAATTTAGATATAGACTACAAGTGTGGAACAGGACATGGTGTTGGATATTTGCTTAATATACACGAAGGTCCAAGTGGTTTTAGATGGCAAGTAGTGCCTTCAAAACATGAAACACATATATTAGAAGCTGGAATGGTAATAACTGATGAGCCAGGAATATATATCGACGGTTCACATGGTATTAGAATTGAAAATGAGCTAATACTTAGAAAAGGTGTAGAAAATGAGTTTGGACAATTTATGCATTTTGAACCTGTGACTTATGCACCTATAGACTTAGATGCTATTGATCCAGCAGAGCTAAATGAAGACGATAGAGCTTATTTAAATAGCTATCATGAGACAGTTTATAACAAATTATCTGAGCATTTGACACAAGAAGAGAGAGAATGGTTAAAAGAATATACAAGAGCTATTTAG